The Mustela nigripes isolate SB6536 chromosome 8, MUSNIG.SB6536, whole genome shotgun sequence DNA segment ttttctcctttgaacttTCTTTACTCTAGccaggaagaaagcagagaagtCAAAGCTAAAACTTGAGAAGGGAGCTCAGAATAATTATCTGGGATTTGTGTCCCCGAGTCTTGGTTCCAGCCACCACCAACATTTGTCTAGCGTGTTCTGGTTTCCCGAATTCCTTCATGTACGCCACTGCATGCATTGCCCATAAACCCCCTAAGTTCAGCAGGAGACCATTCTAAAGGCAAGGAAACTGAAATTGGTTGGCCAAAGCTGGCACGGTGAGAAGGTTCCTAACCACAGTGTCCTTTGCTGAATGCCACACAGGATATTAGgcatttactctgtgccaggctctgttcaaAAACCTTGTGCATTATTATATTAGCTCAATCCTCATGAAACCCTATGGAGGGGGGGATGTTTTCCACATTTTGTAGGTGACAGAGACCAAAGAGGCTAAACCCACAGTTGTCTTCAATTATAGTTTGAGGTGGGATTTGAGGCGGGGCGGCCTTGCTCTGAGGTGCCCTCTGAGCTCTGACAGGTCCATGGAGTGATGGGCCTCTCTGGACACCAGGTTCCCCAGGTGGAAGTTCATGGCAAGATACATTGCTCACCTCCAGTGTTTAGGTGTGTGTACCTAAGGGCACCACCCATCTCCAGGCCTTTCCCTCCCTCATTTTCCCTTCATGTCCAGTGTTTACGAAAGCTATGCTATCCTCCTGTAGAACTAGGCAGAGTGTAAAAGGCAGAAGCCCAGATGTGGTACTCTCTCCACTGTCTCGTGcagctgcccccagccccacctccacaATCCTGACTTTAACTTTAGGATTTCCTTCCCCCGGGATAAATCACATAAGCATTAAGCACTCCCTCCCTTGCATTTCCCTGTTCCGAAGCCATCAGTTTCTGTCCACCCCCAGCCATCCTAACAGGTACCTTGTTGATGCCTCCTGCTGGCTTCCTGAGCCTTGGGGAGCCAGGATGCTTCCCTACTGGCCGCCTGCCCTTGGAACTGATGGAATGTCTTATTCTGCCCCGCGGCATGGCTCTTTCTGCCGAATTGTCCTTGGACTTTAATCTCCTTGAAGGCTTTGCTTCTCCTAACCTGCTTGGTCCTGGGCAACATTTATCCTTCAGTTGTCGCCTGAGCACCAACTTAATCAGGGAGAAGGAACTGGCCACCAAGGGAGTATTTACAACTTCCCAAGAGGAGGTGGTCCCGGCTGCTGGGGTATTGATGTTCTGCTTTGCACACATTCTGGCCGTCCAGATGTTGGTGAGGGTCGGTGAGTCCACATAGCAGTCCTGAAGCCTGGTGTTCAGTAGGATAGACTGACGGAGCCCATAGGCAGGGATCCCGGGATCTCGTCTCACATAGATGGGATGCTAGAATCataaggggagagaaaggaataagaaaaaggaCCAGTTCTCAAGCACAGACTAGCAGGCCTGGTATGAACTGCATTTTACACATGGTTCCTTCTACACAGCTCTCAGAAATCTATCCATCGGATATCCTGCTCACCAGAGCCTTTTGTACCAAGTAGGGAAACCAGGTCATGATGATATTCAGGCTCTCAAAGAACATGGCAATGCTTGAGCTGGAAGCAGAGGTTTGGGGAGCATTTACAAGGAATCAAAGACAATTCCAGTCTGCTACAAGGCTTAGGAAATGGTAGCAGGAAAGGAATGGGGATGGGAACACTTGAGATTCCTATAGGAGCTGCAGCCACCCCTCGACCAGGCTGCAAGACAGAAATGACACCACGTAAAAGTTCTGCCAAGCCCCGAACACACTTCCTAACCAGACCACCTTGAGCCAAGAAAGGCTGCTCCACGGGGAAATACTAGGATCCTTAAAGGCAAAAGTCCAACTAAGTGATATGGACCTCCGTTTCCTGGGAGCAGCCGAGAACAAGAGAACAATTTGGACAGAATTAGAATCACACCCTTAAAGAGACCTGGCCTTCTAAGAAATgtcatctataaaaaaaataaaattaccttacCATATCTCGGTagccttaaattttattttagctagCTTAGTAGGgggaagaaatatgtattttcttttccctttttctcttttgcttttttttggttgttgctgttgttttgcctttttttttttttctttttaatatttctagtcacctgtctttctctgcctcagtcaTGTATAAGCAAATTGCAGTTTGTTTAGATTTTTGGCTCACAGGGAGGCAGTTTTGAACCATGGTCTCTAGTATTTGTGATGTCACTTTGGTTTGtgatgtgggggtgggtgggtgttaCATCATCatattttatagttaaattaGGCTGGAAGAAGTTCTATTTTGTGGGGCTTCCAGCCTCAGGAGCTGGTGAAGCGCTCATTCCCCCCCAGAAGGGCTTGGGTGAATTAGGAAGGTCCTAACATTCTTAAGAAGCATTGCTTTGCACTCAGGGGGAGTCAAAGACCAAGACTGTATTTGTGGATACAGGTAGTGAGATAGATCCTTACATGTGCAAAAGTGGCCTTCTCCGTGCACATAAAGAAGGTACTGTTACATTCTCAGAAGAGCTGCCAAGGTTAAGGaccagaaatgaaagaacacGTTCCTGTCACCCTGGGCACCTCTCCCTCCATGTCTCTCTCCGGGAGAACTACATGGTTTCTggaatgtggttttattttacatCCCATGGCAAATTCAGTAATTAGAGCTGTTAGCAGTGTCAAGGACTTGAAACAGGAACAAAGACACTTCTTGGGCAATGCCTCGCTCCTTATCAGGGGCTTTGGTCCTGTTGGTGGTTTTGAGTTTTTAGACACAAAATGCCAAAGGAGGCTCCCTCctgaggggggaggagagggaagggatggaaaaacagaGTATGAGTCTGGCAGGAGCTCCTGGAATCGTATGTGCtgcctgtttgatttttttctgagtgTTGTCCCAGGAGTGAATCAAAGTCTGCAGGCCGACCGCACAGCAGGCCACGGTGGAACCACCTCCAGGCCAAAGGCATCTGGACCCACAGACACTCGGGAGGACAATGGGGcccattcagtggggagcccgGGCCTCACCTCCTGAGAGGTGGGTCGATTTTAGAGCAGGGTGTTGGAAAAGGGTTTGCCTCTGGGAAGACTTTGTTAATGTCTGGAGACGGGGCAGGCAAGCCTCCTTTCAAAGCTGGTGAATCCCAGAGAGGTGGCACCAGGCTCTCGGGCCACTGTCTGCCTTGGCTCTGCAGGAGCAGGGACAGAAGGGAACTGTAAGGCAAGAAAGGAATTCTGGGAGTAGCTCTTtggtttctcttctctccttccccttctcaagGTTGGCCTTCCCCTTTCACACCTCCTCTTTCCAGATACTCATCTGTTGTATTTACTTTCCTAGGCCTTTACTCAATGCCTGGCCAGGTGACCCCGCTCAGACTCGGAGGAACGTGCcgcctctccctcttctggctACAGTTCACCCTCTAACTTCAGTCAAaatctgcctcctctccctgcagGGTAACTCACACCCAATAGGTAACCCTCATGCTCCTTGGAACTAACCCAAGGATAACATGGCTTGTGCTATTATTCCTCCTACATtggtaaaatttgtatttatcgATGTTTGCCATAGGCCAGGCACTGTCCCAGGCACTTCCCAAGCATCATCTCATGAAATACCACCAACAGTCATGAGTTTGGGCACTCTTGCCAAACcctgctttacagatgaagaaactgaggcacaagctGCTCATGAACCATGCCCCAGATCCCAAAGCCAGTAAACCAACAAAGGCCGGTCTCAACCAAGGTTGAGAGCTACTCAGAGCTATCTGATGCTTTGCCTGTTATTGGGTCAGCCCATCCCCATACCATCCATGGGTCCAGTTCTAGTCCTATCCTTGACGTGAGACCTTCTTGGGGTGCACAAGTTGATCAGCCCGAGGTGACATCCCAGATCCATCTCTCAATGGGCAAGTGAATTCAAGTATCTGACCTTactctcctcatctgtgaaatggggatagtAACAGAGCCTTCCCCAGGATCTGTGAGGACAAAATAGGACAGAGCATGGGAGGCACTTGGTATGGCTCCCGGCACAGaggaagcactcaataaataatgttcttattaatatgattattattGTGGCCCATTCAATCATCTGACCCTTTCTTGAACCCTTATTGCCCACAGTCTGAGTGATGTAACTCAACACTTGGTATGAGCTTTGTCTCGGGTCTTTCATGAGGCCAAGCAAGGAGACTCTTAAAGCAGGGAATGATTCCGGTCTGACTCGGGGAGCATGACATTTCTTTTCCCAGGATCCACCTCCCCTAAACATTTGTCAGTTTCCTCGATCTCACAGAACTGCTctatttacaagagccaaattTCCCCGTGGTCATGGGAGTTGCCCGGAATATCTCGCGCTTTCTGAGATGGCAAGGAAAGAGAGTATCTGAGGGTAGACTAAGGAAAGTGACTGGTCTTGGACTGTTCAGAATTACAAAGTCAAGATGGAAAGACTCTACTTGGTCCAAGGTCCTGAAACTATGGCAAGAGTTCCCACCGTTGCTGTGAACACCTGGTCCAGAGCACCTGGGGATGATGCCGTAGAGCTTCTGTGTAGTGGAAAGGCCTATTCCACCATTGGATTCTCCAATGAGCCTTTTTATTCTGCTGAGCTCAGTCTAAATAGCCTTTATTTTCCAACAATCCCTTGGAGCCGTACTTCCTGACATATCTAAACCACCACATCTGCCCTTCTTTGATGCTTGGCCAAGCTCTCCTCACCATATTTTTAGCTCCtataatctttcttctttctttctttccttgactactacctttcttctctttgattcctCTTTGCTCCCATCCTCTTTCTGGAAGGTCCGTTGATAAAAAGGAAACTGAGCCAATTCATAATCATTCTTCCCCCTTCATGCCCCGCCCCCAAATCTAGTGGCATatagttgtttttaatttcctcggaagatgttttcattttaacacCCAAGCAGCAAACTGCCACGCCCAGATAGGAACATATCTGAGGTTTGCGATGTAGAAGGtttaggaaagaagaggaaaactttGGATGAGAGAATTTGAGAAGATTCCTGAACCATGATGCAAACTCAGAGGACCAGTGATTTAAACCACATGTGCTGGACGCGGACCTATCATGGGCCAAGTATGCAAAATAAGGGTGCCCGGCCCACACCAacatcccttccccaccccagactCAGTTTTCAGATGGGGCCACCTGGATGCCCCATAGACACCTCTAATACATTACGTTCAAAGCCAGATGGCTTCGTTCCTCTTGTCCCCATCAGAACAAGTCAAACCACTACTTCTCCTGAGTCTCCCTTCAGTAGCTTTTGGACTCAGAAATCCGAACAGGATTGGTAACAGTACACTGTTGAGCTGAGCCGGAGGCTGGagatcctcttttcttttcttttttctttctttctttctttcttctttttttttttttttggagatcctcttttcatttaaaattttgatacttCATGCAgtgtgaattttgggggacatTCCTTTATCTTCTTAAAGCTATTACActgaggggcatctggatggctccatcgtttaagcctgtgccttccactccggtcatgatcccagggtgctgggattgagctccaaatccagctccctgctcagcgggaagcctgcttccccctctccctctgcccctccccctgcttgtgttctctctctctctgccttgctccctgtcaaaaaagaaaaaaaaaagccattgcattgaaataatgtttatgaaatatgtttaatatatttttacaacttatttaaataatatttatttcctggggtgcctgggtggctcagtgggttaagcctctgccttcggctcaggtcaggctcaggtcacgatccatggagccccgcatcgcatcgcatcgcatcgcatcgggctctcagctcagcagggaggctgcttcccctctctctctgcctgcttctctgcctgcttgtgatctctgtctgtcaaataaacaaacaaataaataaataaataaattttaataaataaataaataaaatttatttctttatcttgattaCCGAGTTTTTTGGGCCTAAAGTCGTATGCTTGACATGAATGTCTCACTTGCCTCACCCTAATTGTGCCCCTGGACCAGTCGGTAAGTATTTGTTGCCAGAACCCCAGAAGGACAGGCAGGCAATTCACCTACCTGAGGTAGGTGTTTTCCACCTAAGGTGTAATTCCACCTAGGTAGGCGGCATTCCACCTAAGGTAGGAATCTAGTCCTGGAGTCCAgctgcctgggttcaaagccCAGCTCCACCACTGGGCCACGTTTGGGCAAGCCATTCAACCTCTCTGTCTGAGGGGGGTAGTGAGGGTGCCTCTCTCACAGCGCCACTGGGAACATCGTGTGAAGTGTGATGACAAGCACCCTACCCTGCCTAGAGTTTAGGAAAGTCCTTGTAAATGTTTGCTCTTGTTGTTATTAGAATCAGGCTCCTTATCTAGGACTCTCTCCACAACATCGTGCCTTCTGAGCACAAAGTATTCCAACTGGAGTTTCAAGATTCCAGGAGCCCCTCAACTCCATCCACTGAGCTCTCCCAGCTTCTTGGCAATTCCTGCTGTCCTCAGAGGAATTGAAGGGCTCGACtgcagagcacaagcaggcaaacaGACAGACACCAACATTTTCCTGGAGGCCCAGGGACTGCAGTCAATGTCCTCACTCTTTCCATGAAATAAATCCACTAAGCGACTGAGGCATGTGAAGTATTGAAATGAGTATCTTAGGCTTCTTCTTGCCAGGGGCCGGGACCATGTAACTGAGCAAAAGACCTTGAGCTGTTAAGTGCCCTGACCTAGACCCGCTGGGCTGTATTTTTAGCCTCTGTGCACTGTTTCCATCACCTGTGCTAGGCTTTAAGctagaagagaggggagggaggcctAGGGAAGGCTCTAGAGGGATGTTTCTCATAGCAGCCAGTGAGGGCAGGGGCTTGCACACTCTGAGTTCTGTTGTACAAGCCAGCTTCATGGGGTGCGTCACCTGTGTAGTGTCCCCAAAGTTAGAAGGGCCCCacacttggtttaatgctctcTCATAGCcaccttgaaattcttaataattttgacCAAGGGGCCCCACAGCTTCGCTTCTCACCGGGCCCTGCGAACTACATAGCCCATTCTGGTTGTACACAAGGCGGAGAGAACCAACCCAAGGGAGGGGCTGGCACCCACTCAGCAGGAATGATTTCCTGCAGCTGAGCCCAACAGGCTGAGGCTACTATCATGAGGCCCAAATCCCCAGACTTGGCCACATAAACCATTTTGAACCTCTTGTCTGCGCCTTCCTATCTCCTCCTCAGAAACCAGGATGAGATGCCAAAGGACCTTGTAAATTGTAGAGAGCTGTGTCCTGCTTTGCAAAAATGTTTCCCTGCACTCTATTTTAAAACAGTTCACAGACCATTCTCTGCGAACACCATTTCTTGTCTCTGTAGAACTTTTTGCTCTCTGAAATTCACATTATTTCTAGAAGGAAAGGACCAGCTTGTCTTGTTGGTGCTCTGGATATATTCCTcactgaatatttgttgaatggaggAAGTTTCGCCTTTATTGAGTGTCTGCTTTGGGCTGATGGTTTCACCGGCTGTTCTCATTTCATTCTCCTTCAAGGTGCTCCTGCTGCCTCCATGTTCAAGGACCCATATTACAGGTGAGGAGTTCATGGGTCCTACTGGAAGAAGCTGGTTTTGGAGATGGGAGGGGTCCTGGATGGTGGAGAGAGGATAAGTTGGAGACACCGGGTGAGATGTGGAGGATTGGGGGGGTGGGCACTGGGTGAGGGGTGTCCTCTTGAACCAATAAGGAGCCCAGAGGATCCCTGAACTCGGGAAAGGCTGAAAACAATGAGAGAACAAGACTCTTCTTGCCGCGGCTCTGGGTCGTGTGGGTGGAGAGGGACCAACATTGGGAGGCCTCGTGGGAGGTATCTGCACCTTTGGGACCCGGCTCTGGAAACAGCTGGGGAGCAGGATGTGCAGAGGCAGACCTTGGTAGTGGGCAAGGGGGCGCAAGGGCCGGCTTACCGAAGGCGGGCCCCGGAGCCTgccgtgggggaggggggaccgcCCCAGCCCCGCTCTGGGCGCGGCGAGTCAGCACACGAGGGTAGAAGCTCCCGCCGCCACGCCGGGCACAGGCCGGTACTTGCAAGCCCGGGACCAGGGACTTGAAAGCGGCGGGCGCGCCGCCCAGACCTGCCCCGAGGGGCGTCACCGCGGCGCTTTAGGCGGGAGCAGAAGGAAAATCTCCTCTGCCTGGGGGAGTGCGGGGGAGGAGGAAGGCCCGGGACAGACCCAGAGTGCAGCCAGGGAAgaccttgggggtgggggcaaaagACCTGCCACATGGGGGCCCGCCCGGGCCACCTCGGGCTCTGTGTTGGGCGCTTTACATTCTTCTATCTCATCTAATCGTGACGGCCTTGTATTAattcccactttgcagatgacTGAGGCTCCGACAGAGCAGGAAACTTGCCCCAGTTGACAAAGGATGTGCGACAGGATTCGGAACCAGG contains these protein-coding regions:
- the C8H22orf31 gene encoding uncharacterized protein C22orf31 homolog; protein product: MFFESLNIIMTWFPYLVQKALHPIYVRRDPGIPAYGLRQSILLNTRLQDCYVDSPTLTNIWTARMCAKQNINTPAAGTTSSWEVVNTPLVASSFSLIKLVLRRQLKDKCCPGPSRLGEAKPSRRLKSKDNSAERAMPRGRIRHSISSKGRRPVGKHPGSPRLRKPAGGINKSKESSKEKKVTARQDLESRYAEHVAVTQAQPGDTGTAAWKGQALLPETREREQLSEDKLIIHGLPAEGYRALYHSVVEPMLWNPSGTPKRYSLELGKAIKQKLWEALYSQAATPLGAQGSMPGRKQLGVHEEPVPKKWPKFKREK